The following are encoded together in the Triticum dicoccoides isolate Atlit2015 ecotype Zavitan chromosome 6B, WEW_v2.0, whole genome shotgun sequence genome:
- the LOC119326306 gene encoding uncharacterized protein LOC119326306: MIGSRCGRSFAGSRCGQQIGCAGPERTQVGGSPVTRCISDPVAPLWTKRLRLCSASLDRTPCPSRMIALLGRAQERHRGAAVPGRLQADQARHNQPGRLVGGIC, from the exons ATGATAG GTTCCCGCTGTGGGAGGAGTTTTGCTGGGTCTAGGTGTGGCCAGCAGATCGGTTGCGCTGGCCCGGAGAGGACACAGGTGGGGGGTTCGCCGGTGACCAGATGCATCTCCGACCCGGTGGCCCCTCTTTGGACAAAAAG GTTACGCCTCTGCAGTGCATCACTGGATCGGACACCATGTCCCTCTAGGATGATTGCACTTCTAGGCCGAGCGCAAG AGCGCCACCGAGGAGCAGCAGTACCAGGACGCCTCCAGGCTGACCAAGCTCGCCATAACCAGCCTG GTAGGTTGGTGGGCGGGATATGCTAA